In a single window of the Sphingosinicella microcystinivorans genome:
- a CDS encoding TonB-dependent receptor yields MNSKSVLSVGVAVAAIAWASSSAAQEAATQSAGSSDTGVQLEEIVVTGRKRARAEDVQETPLSITAFSAGQLDRAVVKDLVDVGRMTPNASLQPSSQRGIQNFSICGMGISGSTPSDEPAVGIFQDGVYWGSNYGAVGDLFDMEGVEVLRGPQGTLFGRNVTGGALAVRSARPRNEFEGSLGAGIGNYGLFEGSAVLNAPIAPDVLAARLAVQARTFDGYFTDTNTNTDYGKSTTYLVRPSIRLTPSPDLDITVLAEWYSEEGDPTAARGIAPNTIPGGPVTLPEVEGYVTPKDYWSVSPNARGYNDIDVKFAMLELNWQLGGGVLTSISGYRDVRTRVETDYDGTPSRGFLQQIRYDQDQFSTELRYAREVGDWLSFTIGGYYFEQDIHFGEARDLNNGLQRLGTRSVLENSSYAFFAEADITPLENLTVTVGARYTDETKTASAAPFGSCSFDLLTCTFTGPRKYSDGNFSPKLGVSYTLDNMLLFASVTRGYRSGGFSLRGTPLIEPYQSETVTAYEGGFKSDLLDRRLRFNAALFYNEYSNLQRTVLGVSPEAGVIQSVFNAADATVQGLELELTAILTDELSLDANYGYTDADYKTFIGVPNPEDRRFVRVPRHTGSIGLNYERELENGGSLSARVSASYTGSYFYDDPNLLKQDAYTLIDASLSYRLPSDITFTIYGKNLSEEEYSPWGSTLGALGQNLFPGAPRTFGVRVSAQF; encoded by the coding sequence ATGAACAGCAAATCCGTATTGTCCGTCGGTGTTGCCGTTGCCGCGATCGCGTGGGCGAGCAGCAGCGCGGCGCAGGAGGCCGCGACGCAGAGCGCCGGGTCTTCGGACACCGGTGTCCAGCTTGAAGAAATCGTCGTGACCGGCCGCAAGCGTGCGCGCGCCGAAGACGTGCAGGAAACACCGCTTTCGATCACGGCGTTCAGCGCGGGCCAGCTCGATCGCGCCGTCGTGAAGGACCTCGTCGATGTCGGCCGCATGACGCCGAACGCATCCCTGCAACCCTCGTCGCAGCGCGGCATCCAGAACTTCTCGATCTGCGGCATGGGCATTTCGGGCTCGACGCCGTCCGACGAACCGGCCGTCGGCATCTTTCAGGACGGCGTCTATTGGGGATCGAATTACGGCGCCGTCGGCGATCTCTTCGACATGGAAGGGGTCGAGGTGCTGCGCGGGCCCCAGGGGACGCTGTTCGGACGCAACGTCACCGGCGGCGCGCTCGCGGTGAGGTCCGCGCGGCCCCGCAACGAATTCGAAGGGAGCCTCGGCGCGGGAATCGGAAACTACGGCCTGTTCGAAGGCTCGGCGGTCCTGAATGCGCCGATCGCGCCCGACGTGCTCGCCGCGCGGCTTGCCGTTCAGGCGCGGACGTTCGACGGATATTTCACGGATACGAACACGAACACGGATTACGGCAAGAGCACCACCTATCTCGTGCGGCCGAGCATCCGCCTGACGCCGAGTCCCGATCTCGACATCACCGTGCTCGCCGAGTGGTATTCCGAAGAGGGCGACCCCACCGCCGCGCGGGGCATCGCGCCCAACACGATTCCCGGCGGACCGGTCACGCTGCCGGAAGTGGAAGGCTACGTCACGCCGAAGGATTACTGGAGCGTTTCCCCGAACGCGCGCGGCTACAACGACATCGACGTGAAATTCGCGATGCTGGAACTCAATTGGCAGCTCGGCGGCGGCGTGCTGACATCCATATCGGGATACCGCGATGTCCGCACGCGGGTGGAGACGGATTACGACGGCACGCCGAGCCGCGGTTTCCTTCAGCAGATCCGGTACGATCAGGACCAGTTCAGCACCGAGCTTCGCTACGCGCGCGAGGTCGGCGACTGGCTCAGCTTCACGATCGGCGGATATTATTTCGAGCAGGACATTCATTTCGGCGAAGCGCGGGACCTGAACAACGGCCTGCAACGGCTCGGCACGCGGTCGGTCCTCGAGAACAGCAGCTACGCGTTCTTCGCCGAGGCCGACATCACGCCGCTGGAAAACCTCACCGTGACGGTCGGCGCGCGCTACACGGACGAAACCAAGACGGCGTCGGCGGCGCCGTTCGGAAGCTGCTCGTTCGATCTCCTGACCTGCACGTTCACCGGGCCGCGCAAGTACAGCGACGGGAATTTCTCGCCCAAGCTCGGCGTGTCGTACACGCTGGACAACATGCTGCTGTTCGCGTCGGTCACGCGCGGCTATCGAAGCGGCGGCTTCTCGCTTCGCGGCACCCCGCTGATCGAGCCCTATCAGTCCGAAACCGTCACGGCCTATGAAGGGGGCTTCAAGAGCGATCTTCTGGACCGGCGGCTGCGCTTCAACGCCGCGCTGTTCTACAACGAGTACAGCAACCTGCAGCGCACGGTGCTGGGCGTCAGCCCCGAGGCGGGCGTGATCCAGTCCGTGTTCAACGCGGCCGACGCGACCGTTCAGGGCCTCGAGCTCGAGCTGACCGCGATCCTGACGGACGAACTGTCGCTGGACGCGAACTACGGTTACACCGATGCCGACTACAAGACGTTCATCGGCGTCCCCAATCCCGAGGACAGGCGGTTCGTCCGCGTGCCCCGGCACACGGGTAGCATCGGGCTCAACTACGAGCGCGAGCTCGAGAACGGCGGCAGCCTCTCCGCCCGCGTTTCGGCAAGCTACACGGGTTCGTATTTCTACGACGACCCGAACCTGCTGAAGCAGGACGCGTACACGCTGATCGACGCGAGCCTGTCCTACAGGCTGCCCTCCGACATCACGTTCACGATCTACGGGAAGAACCTCTCCGAGGAAGAATATTCGCCGTGGGGGTCCACGCTCGGCGCGCTCGGGCAGAACCTGTTCCCCGGAGCGCCCCGGACCTTCGGCGTTCGCGTCTCGGCGCAGTTCTGA
- a CDS encoding aminoglycoside phosphotransferase family protein, whose product MKLPHAIEDVTAAWVSEALSVRYPGTEVTRLTFGSAVRATGTKQRLLLEYNDAGHAHRLPATMWYKGGLEPHSDHVRTSHVRESLFYDRIAPLNLVNAPAGYFAATDETGHSAQLIEDLLQRNARFGTALRPLSPEAAAQALEMLARLHAHWWRAPELDMLGAPGGTLATDGIILRLLTPEAWEAAMRRPAADALEKRLRDVGNVRRGMEALWAFDRTSAGLCMVHGDAHPGNLFFEQDGRPGFLDWQRLMQCDWAHDINYLLVSSMSIEDCAAHEQDLLRHYLACRAALGVPPMDRDDAWLSYRRHTMYGLIWNVVPPAMQTAEVCDAVASRFNAASERHQVLGALELSHIGNG is encoded by the coding sequence ATGAAGCTGCCGCACGCCATCGAGGACGTCACCGCCGCGTGGGTTTCGGAAGCGCTTTCCGTGCGCTATCCCGGCACGGAGGTGACGCGCCTGACGTTCGGGAGCGCCGTCCGCGCGACGGGCACCAAGCAGCGGCTTCTGCTGGAATACAACGACGCGGGCCATGCCCACCGGCTTCCGGCGACGATGTGGTACAAGGGCGGTCTCGAACCGCATTCCGACCACGTGCGGACGAGCCATGTCCGCGAGTCGCTTTTCTACGACCGGATCGCGCCGCTCAATCTCGTCAACGCGCCCGCGGGCTATTTCGCCGCGACCGACGAAACCGGCCATTCCGCCCAATTGATCGAGGACCTGTTGCAGCGCAACGCGCGCTTCGGCACCGCGTTGCGGCCGCTGTCTCCCGAGGCCGCGGCGCAGGCGCTGGAAATGCTGGCGCGGCTCCATGCCCATTGGTGGCGGGCGCCCGAACTCGACATGCTGGGCGCGCCGGGCGGCACGCTGGCGACGGACGGAATCATCCTGCGCCTGCTCACCCCCGAAGCGTGGGAGGCCGCGATGCGCCGCCCCGCCGCCGACGCGCTGGAGAAGCGCCTGCGCGATGTCGGCAACGTGCGCCGCGGCATGGAAGCGCTCTGGGCGTTCGATCGGACGTCGGCAGGGCTGTGCATGGTTCACGGCGACGCGCATCCCGGCAACCTGTTCTTCGAACAGGACGGGCGCCCCGGCTTTCTCGACTGGCAGCGCCTGATGCAATGCGACTGGGCGCACGACATCAATTACCTGCTCGTTTCGTCGATGAGCATCGAGGACTGCGCGGCGCACGAGCAGGATCTCCTGCGTCACTATCTCGCCTGCCGTGCCGCGCTCGGCGTGCCGCCGATGGACCGGGACGATGCGTGGCTCAGCTATCGCAGGCACACCATGTACGGGCTCATCTGGAATGTCGTACCGCCGGCGATGCAGACCGCCGAGGTCTGCGACGCCGTCGCATCGAGATTCAATGCCGCATCGGAGCGCCATCAGGTGCTCGGTGCGCTGGAGTTGTCGCATATCGGCAACGGGTGA
- a CDS encoding 3-hydroxyacyl-CoA dehydrogenase NAD-binding domain-containing protein codes for MSKYFRFDVADGIATLTLDEADAPVNTVSPGWIDEIVEVIGRVKNDEAVRGLVITSAKPSFMAGADLKYILEHAAGLSRAEAFAFSQRATRMHRLLETCGKPVVAALNGYALGGGYELALACTHRILADAPGAVVGLPEVSVGLLPGSGGTQRLPRMIGAERAMEVLLEGRSYKPKAALDMGLVDAVVPPGELLDAARAWLKTGPDPVRPWDVKGFRTKESDGLLKQSTAGLFTLATGKLLARYGRNYPAPISILTCIFEGVQVPFDKGLAVESRHFARLLTDPVSRNIIRTTFVNKGLAEKGARRPQGVPRRKVGKIGVLGAGMMGAGIAHVAAKAGIEVVLLDMSLDAADKGKAYSAKIVGKAVEKGAMAQAAADALLARIHPTVDYADLAGAELVVEAVFEDTAIKADVTAKAAAAVLGEGVLFASNTSTLPITRLAEAFPRPERFIGLHFFSPVDRMALVEVIMGRKTNDETLAHALDFVAQIRKTPIVVNDSRGFYTSRVFQTFIHEGMELLREGVAPALIENGARQAGMPVGPLAVLDEVTLDLPMKIVRQSEAEDPDYRRPGSMAVMEKMAEQLGRSSRKAGGGFYVYPEQGAKHLWPGLAEHFPPAAEQPDVEEVKKRILYIQALETVRCLEENVLTHPADGDLGAVLGWGFPTWTGGTLSLIETVGVADFVADCDRLAQRYGARFAPTDGLRAMAAAGRGFDY; via the coding sequence ATGTCCAAATATTTCCGCTTCGACGTTGCAGACGGTATCGCGACGCTCACGCTGGACGAGGCCGATGCGCCGGTGAACACGGTGTCGCCGGGCTGGATCGACGAAATTGTCGAAGTTATCGGCCGGGTGAAGAATGACGAGGCCGTCAGGGGGCTGGTGATAACTTCGGCGAAGCCCAGCTTCATGGCGGGCGCCGACCTCAAGTATATCCTTGAACACGCCGCCGGCCTGTCGCGTGCGGAGGCGTTCGCGTTCAGCCAGCGCGCGACGCGGATGCACCGGCTGCTCGAGACGTGCGGCAAGCCCGTCGTCGCGGCGCTGAACGGCTATGCGCTCGGCGGCGGATACGAGCTCGCGCTGGCGTGCACGCACCGTATCCTCGCCGATGCGCCGGGCGCCGTCGTCGGCCTTCCCGAGGTGAGCGTCGGTCTGCTCCCCGGGTCGGGCGGCACGCAGCGGCTTCCGCGCATGATCGGCGCCGAGCGCGCGATGGAGGTGCTGCTCGAAGGCCGCAGCTACAAGCCGAAGGCGGCGCTCGACATGGGCCTCGTCGATGCCGTCGTGCCGCCGGGCGAACTGCTCGATGCCGCGCGCGCATGGCTCAAGACCGGACCCGACCCGGTGCGTCCGTGGGACGTGAAGGGCTTCAGGACCAAGGAATCGGACGGGCTCCTCAAGCAGAGCACGGCCGGGCTCTTCACGCTCGCCACCGGCAAGCTGCTGGCGCGCTACGGGCGCAACTATCCGGCCCCGATCTCGATCCTCACCTGCATCTTCGAAGGCGTGCAGGTACCGTTCGACAAGGGCCTCGCGGTGGAAAGCCGGCATTTCGCGCGTCTTCTGACCGATCCGGTCAGCCGCAACATCATCCGCACCACCTTCGTAAACAAGGGCCTCGCCGAAAAGGGCGCCCGCCGCCCGCAGGGCGTGCCGCGCCGCAAGGTCGGCAAGATCGGGGTGCTCGGCGCGGGCATGATGGGCGCGGGGATCGCCCATGTCGCCGCGAAGGCGGGAATCGAGGTCGTCCTGCTCGACATGAGCCTCGACGCGGCGGACAAGGGCAAGGCCTATTCCGCGAAGATCGTCGGCAAGGCGGTCGAGAAGGGCGCGATGGCGCAGGCCGCCGCCGATGCGCTGCTCGCGCGGATTCACCCGACCGTCGACTATGCCGATCTGGCGGGCGCCGAACTCGTCGTCGAAGCCGTCTTCGAGGACACGGCGATCAAGGCGGACGTGACGGCGAAGGCGGCGGCGGCGGTGCTGGGCGAGGGCGTGCTGTTCGCCTCCAACACGTCGACCTTGCCGATCACCCGGCTCGCCGAGGCGTTCCCGCGGCCGGAGCGGTTCATCGGCCTGCACTTCTTCTCGCCGGTCGACAGGATGGCGCTCGTTGAGGTGATCATGGGCCGCAAGACAAACGACGAGACGCTGGCGCACGCGCTCGATTTCGTCGCCCAGATCAGGAAGACGCCGATCGTCGTCAACGACAGCCGGGGCTTCTACACCAGCCGCGTGTTCCAGACCTTCATCCACGAAGGCATGGAGCTGCTTCGCGAAGGCGTCGCGCCCGCGCTCATCGAGAACGGCGCGCGGCAGGCCGGTATGCCGGTCGGCCCGCTCGCCGTGCTCGACGAGGTGACGCTCGACCTGCCGATGAAGATCGTGCGGCAGAGCGAGGCGGAGGACCCGGACTATCGCCGCCCCGGCTCGATGGCGGTGATGGAAAAGATGGCCGAGCAGCTCGGGCGTTCCAGCCGGAAAGCCGGTGGGGGATTCTACGTCTATCCGGAACAGGGTGCGAAACACCTTTGGCCGGGCCTTGCCGAGCATTTCCCGCCCGCCGCCGAGCAGCCGGACGTCGAGGAGGTCAAGAAGCGCATTCTCTACATTCAGGCGCTGGAAACCGTCCGCTGCCTCGAGGAAAATGTCCTGACGCATCCGGCGGACGGCGACCTCGGCGCGGTTCTCGGCTGGGGTTTCCCGACGTGGACGGGCGGCACGCTCTCGCTCATCGAGACCGTCGGCGTCGCCGATTTCGTTGCCGATTGCGACAGGCTGGCGCAGCGTTACGGCGCGCGCTTCGCACCGACGGACGGGCTTCGCGCGATGGCCGCCGCCGGGCGAGGATTCGATTACTGA
- a CDS encoding acetyl-CoA C-acetyltransferase: MTQTAYIYDHARTPRGRGRPDGALHEITAVELAATPLRALAARHALDTALIDDVIMGCAQPVGEQGGNIARAAVLAADYAENVAGQQVHRFCASALEAVNNAAAQVMVGAAGAAIGGGVECLSRTYIGADTGAWSADPWRSYHSYFAPQGIGADLIATMDGFSRADVDAYALESQRRAAASQAAGHFDRAVVPVVDVIGQTVLDRDEYLRPDTTMEGLAALKPAFVGLGAAGYDAIALQRYPGVEAVRHVHTGGNSSGIVDGASAVLVGSAAFGEAAGLKPRARIVGFANIGSEPTIMLTAPAAVSEKLLRQVGMTKADIDLFEINEAFASVVLRFMRKLDLDPAKVNVAGGAIALGHPLGATGAMILGTALDELERRGLSTALVTLCAGNGLGTATIIERV; this comes from the coding sequence GTGACGCAGACCGCATATATCTACGACCATGCCCGCACGCCACGGGGGCGCGGGCGGCCCGACGGCGCCCTGCACGAGATCACGGCGGTGGAGCTGGCAGCGACCCCGCTGCGCGCGCTCGCCGCGCGCCATGCGCTTGATACGGCGCTGATCGACGACGTGATCATGGGCTGCGCCCAGCCGGTGGGCGAGCAGGGCGGAAATATCGCAAGGGCAGCCGTCCTCGCCGCGGACTACGCGGAAAACGTGGCCGGGCAGCAGGTGCATCGCTTCTGCGCCTCGGCGCTGGAGGCGGTCAACAACGCGGCGGCGCAGGTGATGGTCGGTGCGGCCGGCGCCGCGATCGGAGGCGGCGTCGAGTGCCTGTCGCGCACCTACATCGGGGCGGATACCGGGGCATGGTCGGCGGACCCGTGGCGCAGCTACCACAGCTATTTCGCGCCGCAGGGCATCGGCGCCGACCTCATCGCCACGATGGACGGCTTTTCGCGCGCGGATGTCGATGCCTATGCGCTGGAGAGCCAGCGCCGTGCTGCCGCCAGCCAGGCGGCCGGGCACTTCGACCGGGCGGTGGTGCCGGTGGTGGACGTGATCGGCCAGACCGTCCTCGACCGCGACGAGTATCTGCGCCCGGACACGACGATGGAGGGCCTCGCCGCGCTGAAGCCCGCGTTCGTCGGCCTCGGCGCTGCGGGTTATGATGCGATCGCGCTTCAGCGCTATCCGGGCGTGGAGGCCGTCAGGCACGTCCATACCGGCGGAAACTCGAGCGGCATTGTGGACGGCGCCTCGGCGGTTCTGGTCGGCAGTGCGGCATTCGGAGAGGCTGCCGGACTGAAGCCGCGGGCGCGGATCGTCGGTTTCGCCAATATCGGCTCGGAGCCGACGATCATGCTGACGGCGCCTGCCGCCGTTTCCGAAAAGCTGCTCCGGCAGGTCGGCATGACGAAGGCGGACATCGACCTTTTCGAGATCAACGAGGCGTTCGCCAGCGTGGTGCTGCGGTTCATGCGGAAGCTCGATCTGGACCCCGCAAAGGTCAACGTCGCGGGCGGTGCGATCGCGCTCGGCCATCCGCTCGGCGCGACCGGCGCGATGATCCTGGGCACGGCTCTCGACGAGCTGGAACGACGCGGGCTGTCGACGGCGCTGGTGACTCTGTGCGCGGGCAACGGCCTTGGAACGGCAACGATCATTGAGCGAGTCTGA
- a CDS encoding acyl-CoA dehydrogenase family protein has protein sequence MSILSEEHLAFRDMARRFVEAEMPKDWARALEKDEHNYPFTLWDKFTQAGFHGLGIDEKYGGQGGDILMQMLLARELARTLGGLSWIWGITSFAGVKSIGLYGTEEQKDRFLPEIAAGRLRAAIAFTEPSGGTDLLGGLRTTATKVDGGWRISGEKIWSSSAHVADYLLLLARSDKNAARPQQGLTLFWIPTKSDGLTITPLAKLGMRSMGSCSVHLDDVFVPDDLVLGEPHKAWYTLLPTLNNERLMVSAFCLGILDGVLEDALDYAKERKAFGKPIGQMQAIQHMIADIRIGQYQVETMLMDCATKMTTGQPAVIETTMLKVAASDIANRAADAGIQILGGMGYSAETDMQRYWRDSRLWRIGPITNEMARNSIAEQLGLPRSF, from the coding sequence ATGAGCATCCTTTCCGAAGAGCACCTCGCCTTCAGGGACATGGCACGCCGCTTCGTTGAAGCCGAGATGCCCAAGGACTGGGCGCGCGCGCTCGAAAAGGATGAGCACAACTACCCCTTCACACTTTGGGACAAGTTCACCCAAGCGGGCTTCCACGGCCTCGGCATCGACGAGAAATACGGCGGACAGGGCGGCGACATCCTGATGCAGATGCTGCTGGCCCGCGAGCTTGCGCGCACGCTCGGCGGCCTCTCCTGGATCTGGGGCATCACCTCCTTCGCAGGCGTGAAATCCATCGGCCTCTACGGCACCGAGGAGCAGAAGGACCGCTTCCTGCCCGAGATCGCCGCAGGCCGGCTCCGGGCTGCGATCGCCTTCACGGAACCGAGCGGCGGCACCGACCTTCTCGGCGGCCTGCGGACCACCGCGACCAAGGTGGACGGCGGCTGGCGGATCAGCGGCGAAAAGATCTGGAGCTCATCCGCGCACGTCGCGGACTATCTGCTGCTCCTCGCCCGCAGCGACAAGAACGCCGCCCGCCCGCAGCAGGGTCTCACCCTCTTCTGGATCCCGACGAAGAGCGACGGCCTCACCATCACGCCGCTCGCGAAGCTCGGTATGCGTTCCATGGGCTCGTGCAGCGTCCACCTCGACGACGTGTTCGTCCCCGACGACCTTGTGCTCGGCGAGCCGCACAAGGCATGGTATACGCTGCTCCCTACGCTGAACAACGAGCGCCTGATGGTCAGTGCCTTCTGCCTCGGCATTCTCGACGGCGTTCTGGAAGACGCCCTCGATTACGCGAAGGAACGCAAGGCGTTCGGCAAGCCGATCGGCCAGATGCAGGCTATCCAGCACATGATCGCCGACATCAGGATCGGGCAGTACCAGGTCGAGACCATGCTGATGGACTGCGCCACCAAAATGACGACCGGGCAGCCGGCCGTCATTGAGACGACCATGCTGAAGGTCGCGGCCTCGGACATCGCCAACAGGGCGGCGGACGCGGGCATCCAGATCCTCGGCGGCATGGGCTATTCGGCCGAAACCGACATGCAGCGGTACTGGCGCGATTCGCGGCTGTGGCGGATCGGCCCGATCACCAACGAAATGGCGCGCAACTCGATCGCGGAGCAACTCGGCCTGCCGAGGTCGTTCTGA